The Heyndrickxia vini genome contains a region encoding:
- a CDS encoding PTS lactose/cellobiose transporter subunit IIA → MEGMELVAFNIISNAGTAKSLVMEALYAAREGRYEEAENKLNESRQYLTEGHKAHHQLIQEEASGNNLTFSLLIMHAEDQMMSVETISDLVKEMMRMYKDIHYLKSEINKDSVVK, encoded by the coding sequence ATGGAAGGAATGGAGTTAGTCGCTTTTAATATTATTAGTAATGCAGGAACAGCAAAAAGTTTAGTTATGGAAGCACTATATGCTGCAAGAGAAGGTCGATATGAAGAAGCGGAAAATAAGTTGAATGAATCCCGTCAATATTTAACGGAGGGGCATAAAGCACATCATCAACTTATTCAAGAAGAGGCTTCAGGGAATAATCTTACTTTTTCACTGCTAATCATGCATGCGGAGGACCAAATGATGAGTGTTGAAACAATCAGTGATTTAGTAAAGGAAATGATGCGAATGTATAAAGATATACATTATTTGAAAAGCGAAATTAATAAAGATTCCGTGGTGAAATAA